One Pseudomonadota bacterium DNA segment encodes these proteins:
- a CDS encoding Crp/Fnr family transcriptional regulator, whose protein sequence is MTDRVKTRVDLEALRRNELLGQLEPDEMDEFLGLASILTYPADRVIFQKADPGDRLFAIISGRVGITTESESGKSILLNMLKAGDVLGEIALLDGKPRTANAVAMDESELLCVERSDFLNFLECHPRLAIRLMGVLCDRLRWTSDIIEDTMFLDIPHRLAKRLMVLSDQYGRETDDGLLIDLKLSQESLGQMLGATRESINKGLKLLEHKGMIGSAGGYIHVTNMIALRDFGGRDQVD, encoded by the coding sequence GTGACCGATCGCGTGAAGACACGTGTTGATCTCGAGGCGCTCCGGCGCAACGAGCTCTTGGGCCAGCTTGAGCCCGACGAAATGGATGAGTTTCTTGGGCTCGCCAGCATCCTGACCTATCCCGCCGACCGCGTGATCTTTCAAAAGGCCGACCCCGGCGACCGCCTCTTCGCGATCATCAGTGGTCGGGTCGGCATCACCACGGAATCGGAGTCCGGCAAATCCATCCTGCTGAACATGCTGAAGGCGGGCGATGTTCTGGGCGAGATCGCCCTGTTGGACGGCAAGCCTCGCACCGCCAACGCGGTCGCCATGGACGAAAGCGAGCTGCTCTGTGTCGAACGTTCGGATTTCCTGAACTTCCTGGAGTGCCACCCCCGTCTCGCCATTCGTTTGATGGGCGTATTGTGTGACCGGCTACGCTGGACCAGCGATATCATCGAAGACACGATGTTTCTGGACATCCCCCATCGCCTGGCCAAGCGGTTGATGGTGCTAAGCGATCAATACGGACGCGAGACCGACGACGGCCTGCTGATCGATCTCAAGCTGTCGCAGGAGAGCCTTGGCCAGATGCTGGGCGCAACCCGGGAGAGCATCAACAAGGGCCTTAAGCTTCTGGAGCACAAAGGCATGATCGGATCCGCCGGGGGTTACATTCATGTCACGAACATGATTGCACTGCGCGATTTCGGCGGCCGCGACCAGGTCGACTGA
- a CDS encoding NAD(P)-dependent oxidoreductase — protein sequence MTGAAGHIGRVLREKLAGRYDLLRLSDVADIPSTGPGEEFVKAELADMADVRAAIDGMDAVIHLGAIPSEDSWERILPANIIGTYNIFEAAREAGARRIIFASSNHAIGFYRRDHPIDDRVPQRPDTRYGLSKAFGEDVGSLYVDKHGFDVMAMRIGSFQAEPLDARQLATWLSYGDMARLVTTGLEAPKLGMTIVYGISRNTRSWWDNRRAFELGYDPQDNAEDFADRLLAVDPPEPGGRVAHVLQGGIFPEMEYSGDPDRL from the coding sequence ATGACGGGCGCTGCTGGCCACATAGGCCGTGTTCTGCGCGAGAAACTGGCCGGGCGCTACGACCTGCTGCGGCTAAGTGACGTGGCTGACATACCGTCCACCGGACCGGGCGAAGAATTCGTCAAGGCGGAGCTGGCCGATATGGCGGACGTGCGGGCGGCCATCGATGGCATGGATGCCGTGATCCATCTGGGCGCGATACCTAGTGAGGATTCGTGGGAGAGAATCCTGCCCGCGAACATCATCGGCACCTACAACATCTTTGAGGCCGCGCGTGAAGCCGGTGCGCGCCGAATCATCTTCGCCAGTTCCAATCACGCGATTGGCTTTTATCGCCGCGATCACCCGATCGACGATCGGGTACCCCAACGGCCGGACACCCGTTACGGTCTCTCCAAGGCGTTTGGCGAAGACGTCGGCAGCCTCTATGTCGACAAACACGGGTTCGATGTCATGGCGATGCGCATCGGCTCGTTCCAGGCGGAACCGCTGGACGCCCGGCAACTCGCGACTTGGCTAAGCTACGGCGACATGGCGCGGCTGGTCACGACCGGCCTTGAGGCGCCAAAGCTGGGCATGACGATCGTCTACGGCATTTCGCGCAACACGCGGTCATGGTGGGACAACCGGCGCGCGTTCGAACTGGGGTATGACCCCCAGGATAACGCCGAGGACTTTGCCGATCGTTTGTTGGCGGTCGACCCGCCCGAGCCCGGCGGGCGTGTCGCCCACGTCCTGCAAGGCGGTATCTTTCCGGAGATGGAATACAGCGGCGATCCAGATCGGCTTTAG
- a CDS encoding TfuA-like protein, whose protein sequence is MSIHVFIGPSITLEDARKELDATFMPPVSEGDITRLVANDKPRAIGIIDGYFENVPSVWHKEILFAMTHGVHVYGASSMGALRAAELHPFGMVGIGAVFEAYRDGLIEDDDEVAVIHGPAELGYPALSEAMVNIRRTLSDALHHHVIGQATHKRLEELAKTLSYKDRSYANLFELAREYAIDRREVDAFSFWLQTGRADQKRDDAILLLRTMRQQLKADTPPKDVRYHFEYTTLWDRAIRTVAQDAS, encoded by the coding sequence ATGAGCATTCACGTTTTCATCGGGCCTTCGATCACACTGGAAGATGCCCGCAAGGAACTCGACGCAACGTTCATGCCGCCGGTCTCGGAGGGCGACATCACGCGGCTTGTCGCGAACGACAAGCCGCGCGCGATCGGCATCATCGACGGTTACTTCGAGAACGTGCCGAGTGTCTGGCATAAAGAGATTCTGTTCGCCATGACCCATGGCGTGCATGTCTATGGCGCGTCCAGCATGGGCGCGCTTCGCGCGGCCGAGCTTCACCCCTTCGGCATGGTCGGCATCGGCGCGGTGTTCGAGGCCTATCGTGACGGCCTGATCGAAGACGATGACGAAGTCGCTGTGATCCATGGTCCCGCGGAGCTGGGTTACCCCGCGCTTTCGGAAGCCATGGTCAACATCCGGCGCACGCTGTCGGATGCCCTGCACCACCATGTGATCGGTCAGGCGACCCACAAGCGCCTGGAAGAGTTGGCCAAGACGCTGTCCTACAAGGATCGCAGTTACGCCAACCTGTTCGAACTGGCGCGCGAGTACGCGATCGACCGGCGCGAGGTTGATGCGTTCTCGTTCTGGCTGCAGACGGGACGGGCCGATCAAAAGCGAGACGACGCGATCCTGTTGCTGCGCACCATGCGTCAGCAGCTTAAGGCCGACACGCCACCGAAGGACGTGCGCTACCACTTCGAATACACGACGCTGTGGGACCGGGCCATCCGCACCGTCGCGCAGGACGCGTCTTAA
- a CDS encoding DUF502 domain-containing protein, whose translation MAKDKKSETRPKLTARIRRHLLTGLLTAIPLMVTWFVLAFLFRLLSQIGQPLAQGLARSFRRVNPDIADFLLEPWLVPALSVFMVIVLLYLLGVLASMVIGRRLIGAFDMLMQRIPLVQTIYGAVSQLLGALKQKPDGVQRVVLIDFPSPEMKAVGFVTKTLKDADTGDELAAVYVPTTPNPTSGYLEIVPVDRVISTTWTFDEAMTFIVSGGAVSQETMNYSKSAEPPEETDKTSTSDDKDAR comes from the coding sequence GTGGCCAAAGACAAAAAGTCTGAGACAAGACCCAAACTAACCGCCCGGATCCGGCGCCACCTGCTGACCGGCCTGTTGACGGCCATCCCTCTCATGGTGACCTGGTTCGTCCTGGCGTTCTTGTTCCGCCTCTTGTCCCAGATCGGCCAGCCGCTCGCCCAGGGCCTGGCGCGCTCCTTCCGCCGGGTCAACCCGGACATCGCGGACTTCCTTCTGGAGCCGTGGCTGGTGCCGGCGCTCTCGGTCTTCATGGTGATCGTGCTGCTCTACCTGCTCGGCGTTCTCGCCAGCATGGTGATTGGGCGCCGGCTGATCGGCGCGTTCGACATGCTGATGCAGCGCATCCCCCTGGTTCAGACGATCTATGGCGCCGTCAGCCAGTTGCTCGGCGCGCTCAAACAAAAACCCGACGGCGTGCAGCGCGTCGTTCTGATCGATTTTCCGTCACCGGAGATGAAGGCGGTGGGCTTCGTCACGAAGACACTGAAAGACGCGGACACGGGCGACGAGCTCGCCGCCGTCTACGTGCCGACCACGCCCAACCCGACCAGCGGCTATCTGGAGATCGTGCCGGTCGACCGTGTCATCTCGACGACATGGACCTTTGACGAGGCGATGACCTTCATCGTCTCCGGCGGCGCTGTCTCGCAGGAGACCATGAACTACTCGAAGAGCGCCGAACCGCCGGAGGAGACGGACAAGACGAGCACATCAGACGACAAGGACGCTCGATAA
- a CDS encoding Sir2 family NAD-dependent protein deacetylase yields the protein MTDGLDHDIKTLRCLLDESADAVVFTGAGISTESGIPDFRSPGGIWTKFKPIQFDDFMASEEARREYWRRHFSLRGELGKAEPNRGHRAVAHLVRQDKVSRVITQNIDGLHQNSGVPAEKVIELHGNATYAECLDCGAHYGLDHVRAVFEADETLPICDSCGGIVKLATISFGQAMPEDQMARAEIATLSADLFIVLGSSLVVFPAAGFPMLAKRNGATLVIVNREATDLDEIADFVIHGEIGPTLGAATGVN from the coding sequence ATGACCGACGGCCTGGATCACGACATCAAGACGCTGCGCTGCCTGCTGGATGAGAGTGCTGACGCTGTCGTCTTCACCGGCGCTGGCATCAGCACGGAGTCCGGTATTCCGGATTTCCGCAGCCCTGGTGGCATCTGGACGAAGTTCAAACCAATTCAGTTCGATGACTTCATGGCATCGGAGGAAGCGCGCCGCGAGTACTGGCGCCGGCATTTTTCCTTGCGCGGGGAGCTGGGTAAAGCCGAGCCCAACCGCGGTCACCGCGCCGTCGCCCATCTCGTCCGCCAGGACAAGGTCAGCCGTGTCATTACTCAGAATATCGACGGCCTCCATCAAAACTCTGGCGTGCCGGCGGAGAAGGTGATTGAGCTGCATGGCAACGCGACCTATGCCGAATGCCTGGATTGTGGCGCGCACTACGGTCTCGATCACGTTCGCGCGGTGTTCGAGGCTGACGAAACGCTGCCGATCTGCGACTCCTGCGGCGGTATCGTCAAGCTCGCGACGATTTCGTTCGGCCAAGCGATGCCGGAAGATCAGATGGCGAGGGCCGAGATTGCCACGTTGTCGGCCGACCTTTTCATTGTCCTCGGCTCATCGCTTGTCGTGTTCCCGGCCGCCGGTTTCCCGATGCTGGCCAAACGGAACGGCGCAACTCTGGTCATTGTCAACCGCGAGGCGACCGACCTTGATGAAATCGCAGACTTTGTGATTCATGGCGAAATCGGGCCCACGCTGGGCGCGGCGACCGGCGTCAACTAA